From the genome of Chroicocephalus ridibundus chromosome 1, bChrRid1.1, whole genome shotgun sequence, one region includes:
- the SERPINH1 gene encoding serpin H1, with protein MWISLVLAFCGLAAAVPSEDRKLSDKATTLADRSTTLAFNLYHAMAKDKNMENILLSPVVVASSLGLVSLGGKATTASQAKAVLSADKLNDDYVHSGLSELLNEVSNSTARNVTWKIGNRLYGPASINFADDFVKNSKKHYNYEHSKINFRDKRSALKSINEWAAQTTDGKLPEVTKDVEKTDGALIVNAMFFKPHWDEKFHHKMVDNRGFMVTRSYTVGVPMMHRTGLYNYYDDETEKLQVVEMPLAHKLSSMIFIMPNHVEPLERVEKLLNREQLKTWAGKMKKRSVAISLPKVVLEVSHDLQKHLADLGLTEAIDKTKADLSKISGKKDLYLSNVFHAAALEWDTEGNPYDADIYGREEMRNPKLFYADHPFIFMIKDSKTNSILFIGRLVRPKGDKMRDEL; from the exons ATGTGGATTAGTCTGGTGCTTGCCTTCTGCGGCCTCGCTGCAGCCGTACCCTCGGAGGACAGGAAGCTGAGCGACAAGGCAACGACGTTGGCTGACCGCAGCACGACGCTGGCCTTCAACCTCTACCATGCCATGGCGAAAGACAAGAACATGGAGAACATCCTGCTGTCCCCCGTGGTCGTGGCCTCTTCCCTCGGCCTCGTGTCGCTCGGGGGCAAGGCCACAACTGCCTCCCAAGCCAAGGCAGTGCTCAGCGCGGACAAACTGAATGATGACTACGTGCACAGCGGGTTGTCCGAGCTCCTGAACGAGGTCAGCAACAGCACAGCCCGCAACGTCACCTGGAAGATCGGCAACCGCTTGTATGGCCCTGCCTCCATCAACTTTGCCGATGACTTTGTGAAGAACAGCAAGAAACACTACAACTACGAGCACTCCAAGATCAACTTCCGAGACAAGAGGAGTGCCCTGAAATCCATTAATGAGTGGGCGGCCCAGACCACGGATGGGAAACTCCCAGAGGTCACAAAAGACGTTGAGAAAACTGATGGGGCCCTCATCGTCAATGCCATGTTCTTCAAGC CTCACTGGGATGAGAAGTTCCATCATAAGATGGTGGACAACCGTGGCTTCATGGTGACCCGTTCCTACACTGTGGGAGTTCCTATGATGCATCGCACGG GTCTCTACAATTACTATGATGATGAGACAGAGAAGCTCCAGGTGGTAGAGATGCCACTTGCTCACAAGCTCTCCAGCATGATCTTTATCATGCCAAACCACGTGGAGCCTCTGGAGAGGGTTGAGAAACTGCTGAACAGGGAGCAGCTAAAGACCTGGGCTGGCAAGATGAAGAAGAGATCAGTGGCCATCTCGCTGCCTAAAGTCGTCCTGGAAGTCAGCCACGACCTTCAG AAACACTTGGCTGATCTGGGCCTGACAGAAGCCATCGACAAAACCAAGGCTGACCTGTCAAAGATCTCTGGCAAGAAAGACCTTTACCTGTCCAATGTCTTCCACGCTGCTGCTCTTGAATGGGACACAGAAGGGAACCCTTATGATGCTGACATCTACGGCCGAGAGGAGATGAGGAACCCCAAGCTCTTCTACGCTGACCACCCCTTCATCTTCATGATCAAGGACAGTAAAACCAACTCCATTCTCTTCATCGGCAGGCTCGTGAGGCCCAAAGGGGACAAGATGCGTGATGAGTTGTAG